Proteins encoded within one genomic window of Brassica rapa cultivar Chiifu-401-42 chromosome A09, CAAS_Brap_v3.01, whole genome shotgun sequence:
- the LOC103839564 gene encoding pectinesterase inhibitor 12, giving the protein MKFLLYLVTCFLLLNVFATAKSLIQDSCKKATAKNRKLKLDFCLKSLEGCRQCKTAKNLGELVMATMKNAESKTKRVHAQMKKDFDAKKYPKDNDMLVMECLSDYSGTAQILNLAMETFEDHDYKDLISRMNLGMDSLDACDEGYKERSTPQISPFIKSNEFLTHLIEIPIAFTEMLKRK; this is encoded by the coding sequence ATGAAATTTCTGCTTTACCTAGTAACGTGCTTTCTCCTCTTAAACGTTTTCGCAACAGCAAAATCTCTCATTCAAGATTCTTGCAAGAAAGCAACAGCGAAAAACCGAAAGCTCAAACTCGATTTCTGCCTCAAGTCTCTCGAAGGGTGTCGGCAGTGCAAAACCGCTAAAAATCTCGGCGAACTAGTCATGGCGACGATGAAGAACGCTGAGTCAAAAACGAAGAGAGTGCATGCACAGATGAAGAAGGATTTTGACGCGAAGAAATATCCCAAGGACAATGACATGCTGGTAATGGAGTGTCTCAGCGATTATTCAGGCACTGCTCAGATATTGAACTTAGCTATGGAAACCTTTGAAGATCATGATTACAAAGACCTTATCTCTCGTATGAATCTTGGAATGGATAGCTTGGATGCTTGCGATGAAGGATACAAAGAAAGATCAACGCCTCAGATATCTCCGTTTATAAAAAGCAACGAGTTTTTAACTCATTTGATTGAGATTCCTATAGCTTTTACAGAGATgttgaaaagaaaataa
- the LOC103839561 gene encoding peroxidase 65, translating into MCLSRFVLLIFLVVVLPAVSADVAILRTDYYQKTCPDFNKIVREAVSTKQAQQPTTAAGTLRLFFHDCFLEGCDASVLIATNSFNKAERDDDLNESLPGDAFDIVNRIKTALELSCPGVVSCADILAQATRDLVTMVGGPYFDVKLGRKDGLESKAHKVQGNVPMPNQTVHDIHGMFKKNGFSLREMVALSGAHTIGFSHCKEFSDRLVGSKADPEINPRFATALKGLCKNHTVDDTIAAFNDVMTPGKFDNMYFKNLKRGLGLLASDHLLIKDNSTKPFVELYATNEKAFFEDFARAMEKMGTVGVKGDGEGEVRRRCDHFNNLNV; encoded by the coding sequence ATGTGTCTCTCTCGCTTCGTCCTCCTCATTTTTCTCGTTGTTGTTTTACCAGCCGTATCAGCTGATGTAGCTATCTTGAGAACGGATTACTACCAAAAAACGTGCCCTGATTTCAACAAAATCGTGCGTGAAGCCGTTTCAACGAAGCAAGCTCAACAGCCGACAACTGCGGCCGGGACACTTCGTCTATTTTTTCATGACTGTTTCCTTGAAGGTTGTGATGCATCTGTTTTAATAGCCACCAACTCGTTTAACAAAGCGGAACGTGATGATGATCTCAACGAATCCCTCCCAGGAGATGCTTTTGACATTGTGAATCGCATCAAGACAGCTCTCGAGCTGTCTTGTCCCGGTGTGGTATCATGCGCTGATATTTTAGCGCAGGCTACGCGTGACCTTGTCACGATGGTAGGAGGACCTTACTTCGACGTAAAGCTTGGTCGTAAGGACGGACTCGAATCCAAAGCACATAAAGTCCAAGGAAACGTCCCCATGCCTAACCAGACGGTCCATGACATCCATGGGATGTTCAAGAAAAACGGGTTTAGTCTACGTGAGATGGTAGCTTTAAGTGGAGCTCACACAATAGGATTTTCTCACTGTAAAGAGTTTAGTGACCGGCTCGTCGGATCAAAAGCTGATCCAGAAATCAACCCGCGATTCGCAACCGCTCTCAAAGGACTATGTAAAAACCACACTGTGGACGACACAATAGCGGCGTTTAACGATGTGATGACTCCGGGAAAATTCGACAACATGTACTTCAAGAATCTAAAGAGAGGACTAGGTTTATTAGCTTCCGACCACCTCCTTATTAAAGACAATAGCACAAAACCATTCGTTGAGCTTTATGCAACTAACGAGAAAGCATTCTTTGAGGATTTCGCACGTGCGATGGAGAAAATGGGCACGGTCGGCGTTAAGGGTGATGGGGAAGGAGAAGTGAGACGTAGGTGCGACCACTTCAACAATCTCAATGTATAG
- the LOC103839560 gene encoding defensin-like protein 308 codes for MKASIFFIVALLILSCSSSMIMGNSHEDHCHDYQDCEIWCKQYVPEPKCINHICNCRPPPLTSRRALNIF; via the exons atGAAGGCCTCAATTTTCTTCATCGTTGCATTGCTTATTCTCTCAT GTTCATCATCAATGATAATGGGAAACTCTCACGAAGACCATTGCCATGACTATCAAGATTGTGAAATATGGTGCAAACAATATGTTCCTGAACCTAAATGTATTAACCACATTTGCAATTGTAGACCTCCACCTTTGACCTCTCGAAGGGCTCTCAATATATTTTGA